Proteins encoded together in one Halothermothrix orenii H 168 window:
- a CDS encoding carbohydrate ABC transporter permease → MEHIFKHKNKYIFLGITPALIVYFLFVLVPIIISFYYSFIEWNGFSPDLKFVALDNFIDMFQNSIFWISLKNNIVVILASVFGQVPLGLLLALLVNQKIKGSHFFRTVIFLPVVISAVIISLIWSMVYNYQFGLINKFLRIVGLNSWAQNWLGDPNLAMYSVAITVIWQFIGLYFVIFLAALQNVPKEILEAAEIDGAHGLKRTFHIIIPIIWDTILASIVLCISGSLKIFGLIYVMTNGGPAHSTEVLALHLYEKSFSSLRYGYGSAVSVFVVIFGLFLVITIKKLFNRKTV, encoded by the coding sequence ATGGAACATATATTTAAACATAAAAATAAGTATATCTTTTTGGGTATTACTCCAGCTTTAATTGTTTATTTTTTGTTTGTTTTGGTTCCAATAATAATATCTTTCTATTATTCATTCATAGAATGGAATGGTTTTTCCCCGGATTTAAAATTTGTTGCCCTGGACAATTTTATCGATATGTTCCAAAATTCTATTTTCTGGATTTCATTAAAAAATAATATAGTTGTTATTTTAGCCTCTGTTTTTGGACAGGTTCCCCTGGGGTTACTACTGGCTTTATTAGTAAACCAAAAAATTAAAGGGTCCCATTTTTTTAGGACAGTTATATTTTTGCCTGTAGTGATTTCAGCAGTTATTATTTCACTTATCTGGAGTATGGTCTATAATTATCAGTTTGGATTAATCAACAAATTTTTAAGAATAGTGGGATTAAATTCATGGGCACAAAATTGGTTAGGTGATCCAAATTTAGCAATGTATTCTGTTGCTATTACTGTAATCTGGCAGTTTATTGGACTGTATTTTGTTATATTTCTGGCTGCTCTTCAAAATGTACCGAAAGAAATATTGGAAGCTGCGGAAATAGATGGAGCTCATGGTTTAAAAAGAACTTTTCATATTATTATACCAATAATCTGGGATACAATTCTTGCATCCATAGTTTTATGTATTAGTGGTAGTTTAAAAATTTTTGGTTTAATTTATGTCATGACTAATGGTGGGCCAGCCCATTCAACTGAAGTTTTAGCACTTCATTTATATGAAAAAAGCTTTTCTTCATTAAGATATGGTTATGGTAGTGCTGTGTCAGTATTTGTAGTCATTTTTGGACTTTTTCTAGTTATTACAATAAAAAAGCTATTTAACAGGAAAACTGTATAA
- a CDS encoding beta-mannosidase, whose product MIIKDNWKIAYFDVNEINSAEVASKDYIDHFWIPATVPGDVHSTLINRKIIDNPFKGHNDQKSRWIEKKEWWYRTEFEYKEHLKDDEKVELIFEGLDTFATVFLNGRELGSTDNMFIPHIFEVTNLINYGKNVIAVKFDPINKHVKNKNKDLWSGFSKERVWVRKAQMNFGWDWGPRLVTTGIWKEVHIKKRKCAKIDSVFVKTIDISNNNAKIEIDIDLDNYTHANNLKLEVSLKHKNKEFNLKKKVERNKEVIYLNVKEPKLWWTHDLGEPNLYNLIVKLYKGDILIDEYKKEVGIRSLKLQHKDENGNKVFTFLLNGVKVFAKGANWIPPDSLFGAVDDKRYKNLITMARKANMNMLRVWGGGIYEKDVFYQECNRQGILVWQDFMFACALYPDYNKDFINNVEKEIISVVKKLRNDPCIALWCGNNENDWLYEKMYSDGDIKTDFYGKKIYHELLPGLLLNLDPTRPYWPSSPYGGNDHNDPREGDTHNWYVWHGQVEPRKFGEKTKIDYSVEGVSFKNYKKDISRFVSEFGMHASSNEYTLKDNIPKGQFYWGSPEMDYRNKDYHHQKGILLMEDYTGIPDDIEKYIKYSMLTQAEGLKFGVEHYRRRKPMTSGTLIWQLNDCWPGTSWSMIDYYLLPKASYYYARNFYNPYLISLNYEPNKKIELWVINDLLEDIYDEIQLDIIDFYGKIIFRDKVSVDIKANSSLKIKEYSIDIVKDVKLEEIAFALRSGKGHTSKNIYFLSDQKNLNLPCPRIIVEINEQKDELKLKTDKMARFVTLNLPSKNVVFSDNYFDLLPGELKQIKLVNRGRKKIPYEQLTVSDITGTEAIIK is encoded by the coding sequence TTGATAATAAAAGATAACTGGAAGATAGCTTACTTTGATGTCAATGAAATAAATAGTGCAGAAGTAGCCTCCAAAGATTACATAGATCATTTCTGGATTCCTGCTACAGTTCCTGGTGATGTACATAGTACTTTAATAAATAGAAAAATAATTGACAATCCCTTTAAAGGTCATAATGATCAAAAATCCCGGTGGATAGAAAAAAAGGAATGGTGGTACAGGACTGAATTTGAATATAAGGAACATCTAAAGGATGATGAAAAAGTGGAGTTAATCTTCGAGGGATTAGATACCTTTGCCACTGTTTTTTTAAATGGTAGAGAACTGGGTAGTACTGATAACATGTTTATACCCCATATTTTTGAAGTTACTAACTTAATTAATTACGGGAAGAATGTTATAGCCGTAAAATTTGATCCTATTAACAAGCATGTTAAAAATAAGAATAAAGACTTATGGTCTGGTTTTAGTAAAGAGAGGGTATGGGTTCGTAAAGCCCAGATGAATTTTGGATGGGATTGGGGTCCCCGGTTGGTGACAACCGGAATATGGAAAGAGGTTCATATCAAAAAGAGGAAATGTGCTAAAATAGATTCAGTATTTGTTAAAACAATTGATATATCTAATAATAATGCAAAAATAGAAATTGATATTGATTTAGATAATTATACACATGCAAACAACTTGAAATTGGAGGTATCTCTTAAACATAAAAATAAAGAATTTAATTTAAAGAAAAAAGTTGAAAGAAATAAGGAAGTTATATACTTAAATGTAAAGGAACCTAAATTATGGTGGACCCATGATTTGGGAGAACCGAACCTTTATAACCTTATTGTAAAGCTTTATAAAGGGGACATACTTATAGATGAATATAAAAAAGAAGTAGGAATTAGGTCTTTAAAGTTACAACATAAGGACGAGAATGGTAACAAAGTCTTTACTTTTCTCTTAAATGGAGTAAAGGTTTTTGCTAAAGGAGCAAACTGGATTCCCCCTGATAGTCTTTTTGGGGCAGTTGACGATAAAAGGTATAAAAACTTGATTACTATGGCCCGTAAGGCCAATATGAATATGCTCCGGGTGTGGGGGGGAGGTATTTATGAAAAAGATGTTTTTTATCAGGAATGTAACAGGCAAGGGATACTTGTCTGGCAGGATTTTATGTTTGCCTGTGCTCTTTACCCTGATTATAATAAAGATTTTATAAATAATGTCGAAAAGGAAATTATTTCAGTTGTAAAAAAATTACGTAATGACCCCTGTATAGCTTTATGGTGTGGAAATAATGAGAATGATTGGTTATATGAAAAGATGTATTCTGATGGTGATATTAAAACTGATTTTTATGGTAAGAAAATATATCATGAATTATTACCTGGTTTATTATTAAACCTTGATCCAACCCGACCCTATTGGCCAAGCTCTCCATATGGTGGTAATGACCACAATGACCCCCGAGAAGGAGATACACATAACTGGTATGTTTGGCACGGACAGGTTGAGCCCCGTAAATTTGGAGAAAAAACAAAAATTGATTATAGTGTTGAAGGGGTTTCGTTTAAGAATTATAAAAAAGATATTTCTAGATTTGTAAGTGAGTTTGGAATGCATGCTTCTTCAAATGAGTACACCCTGAAAGATAATATTCCTAAAGGACAGTTTTACTGGGGTAGTCCTGAAATGGATTATAGAAATAAAGATTACCATCATCAAAAAGGAATATTATTAATGGAAGATTATACGGGAATACCAGATGATATTGAAAAATATATTAAGTATTCTATGTTGACTCAGGCTGAAGGTCTTAAGTTTGGGGTAGAACACTATCGGAGAAGAAAACCGATGACCAGTGGCACCTTAATATGGCAGTTAAATGATTGTTGGCCTGGGACCAGCTGGTCTATGATAGATTATTATTTATTACCTAAGGCATCTTATTATTATGCCAGAAATTTTTATAATCCTTATCTTATATCTTTGAATTATGAACCTAATAAAAAAATAGAATTGTGGGTTATAAATGATTTATTAGAAGATATTTATGATGAAATTCAATTAGATATTATAGATTTTTACGGTAAAATTATTTTTAGGGATAAAGTATCTGTAGATATAAAAGCCAATAGTTCACTGAAAATTAAAGAATATAGTATAGATATAGTTAAGGATGTTAAGCTAGAAGAAATTGCTTTTGCTCTTCGTTCAGGTAAGGGACACACCTCTAAAAATATTTATTTTCTTTCAGACCAAAAAAATTTAAATTTACCCTGTCCAAGGATTATTGTAGAAATAAATGAACAAAAAGATGAACTCAAGTTAAAGACTGATAAAATGGCTCGTTTTGTTACTTTGAATTTGCCAAGTAAAAATGTTGTCTTTAGTGATAATTATTTTGATTTGCTACCAGGTGAGTTAAAGCAAATTAAACTAGTAAACAGGGGCAGGAAAAAGATACCCTACGAACAATTAACGGTATCAGATATAACCGGGACAGAAGCCATAATCAAGTAA
- a CDS encoding carbohydrate ABC transporter permease, which yields MNTKAFINKKKIKQIVIYTILIIFAVVNLYPILWMAINSCKTEQEITMNSFSFPNRLYLNNYFEAWKTAHLGNRFINSIIVSIVAMVVTVLLGALVSYFIARFQFKWKNILYVIFIFGMLVPIHGTLVPMFILMRKIGLINTRWALIFPYIGFNLPLTIFILVSYMKGLPTEVEEAAVVDGCGIFKIFWSFILPMSRPALATVSILNFIFNWNEFSFALVLINSDSLKTIPLGLASFAGKYSTNYGVQMAALTMVLIPIIIFYLIMEEHLIKGMSSGAVKG from the coding sequence ATGAACACTAAAGCCTTTATTAATAAAAAGAAAATTAAACAGATAGTGATATATACAATTTTAATTATATTTGCAGTTGTAAATTTATATCCTATTCTTTGGATGGCTATTAATTCTTGTAAAACTGAACAGGAGATAACCATGAATTCTTTTTCTTTTCCTAACAGATTGTATTTAAACAATTACTTTGAAGCCTGGAAGACTGCTCACCTGGGAAACAGATTTATTAATAGTATTATTGTTTCTATTGTTGCTATGGTTGTAACTGTTCTACTGGGAGCTCTTGTTTCTTATTTTATTGCCAGGTTTCAATTTAAGTGGAAAAATATCTTATATGTAATCTTTATATTTGGAATGTTGGTTCCCATTCATGGTACATTGGTTCCTATGTTTATTTTAATGAGAAAAATAGGTTTAATAAACACTCGTTGGGCATTAATATTTCCTTATATAGGTTTTAATCTACCTTTAACAATCTTTATACTTGTAAGTTATATGAAAGGACTTCCAACCGAGGTTGAAGAGGCTGCTGTTGTAGATGGATGTGGGATTTTTAAGATTTTCTGGTCATTTATTTTACCGATGAGCAGACCTGCCCTGGCTACAGTAAGCATATTGAATTTTATTTTTAATTGGAATGAATTTTCCTTTGCCCTGGTCTTAATTAATAGTGATTCTTTAAAAACTATACCTTTGGGTTTAGCAAGTTTTGCTGGAAAATACAGTACAAATTATGGGGTTCAAATGGCTGCCCTGACTATGGTTTTAATACCGATAATAATATTTTATTTAATAATGGAAGAACATCTTATTAAGGGAATGAGTTCTGGGGCAGTTAAAGGATAA